One region of Mycolicibacterium rhodesiae NBB3 genomic DNA includes:
- a CDS encoding LpqN/LpqT family lipoprotein gives MRRTAITGVAAVAAALTLVLSGCGSDTKTEPSTSKSESTTTTTTSAKAAPTTTEKVAPREEDAAGPNPTIASYIAENKIQETPVKQDDPGAPKVDLPIPPGWEPAGENTPEWAYGAIIYTGPESAEYSPSIVALMSKLTGNVDPQKIIDLAPGELENLPGWVASNEGENSTLGEYPAYQLGGTWESEGQTKIVAQKTVVIPGADGLYVLQLNADGLENQGEIVGAATNVIDEQTKITP, from the coding sequence ATGAGGCGCACGGCGATCACCGGAGTGGCCGCAGTGGCCGCTGCTCTAACGCTCGTGTTATCGGGCTGCGGCTCGGATACCAAGACCGAACCGAGCACCAGCAAGTCGGAATCGACGACCACCACCACGACCTCCGCGAAGGCCGCACCGACCACGACGGAGAAGGTCGCGCCACGCGAAGAGGATGCCGCTGGCCCGAACCCCACTATCGCCAGCTACATCGCCGAGAACAAAATCCAGGAGACGCCGGTCAAGCAGGACGACCCCGGCGCGCCGAAGGTCGACCTGCCGATCCCCCCGGGCTGGGAGCCGGCCGGGGAGAACACCCCGGAGTGGGCTTATGGCGCCATCATCTACACCGGACCTGAGTCCGCCGAGTACTCGCCGAGCATCGTCGCGCTGATGTCGAAGCTGACCGGCAACGTCGACCCGCAGAAGATCATCGATCTCGCTCCGGGCGAACTGGAGAACCTGCCGGGCTGGGTCGCGTCGAACGAGGGCGAGAACAGCACCCTCGGCGAGTATCCCGCCTACCAGCTCGGTGGCACGTGGGAGTCGGAAGGGCAGACCAAGATCGTCGCCCAGAAAACCGTCGTGATCCCCGGTGCTGATGGCCTCTACGTGCTGCAGCTCAATGCCGACGGCCTGGAGAACCAGGGCGAGATCGTGGGTGCGGCAACGAACGTCATCGACGAGCAGACCAAGATCACGCCGTAA
- a CDS encoding NAD(P)/FAD-dependent oxidoreductase: protein MVGGERIDGGPRSAVVVGAGIVGLSTAWFLQERGVDVTVVDRSGVAAGASWGNAGWIAPALTTPLNSPKVLRYALRSLRDRSAPLHIPLAADSAPWAFLMQFALNCRPSKWNRAARANVPLNEECIEAFDVLLGNGVDAPVTDAPITALFRSTHAAEHMVRELRALENAGQSLFVTGLSGNALREQVPLASGAVTAAVNINGQRYVDPGRFVTALGEAVAQRGATMLTRHVRGVFSSGNAATVLLEDDESLSADAAVIATGAWLSRLTDRRLRVPVGSGRGYSFTVPVDRPMPGPIYLPDVRVACTPYNGHLRVAGTMEFRGPHEPVMAERVGAIVASASPLLEGVRWAERSDIWVGSRPITPDGLPLIGETSRNVYVAGGHGMWGLAHGPVTGRLLTEQITTGKQAEALRPFDPLRRAVA, encoded by the coding sequence ATGGTCGGCGGCGAGCGAATAGACGGCGGTCCGCGATCTGCGGTCGTGGTCGGCGCGGGCATCGTCGGATTGTCGACGGCGTGGTTCCTGCAGGAGAGGGGAGTCGACGTCACCGTCGTCGACCGTTCCGGAGTGGCTGCCGGAGCCTCATGGGGCAACGCCGGTTGGATCGCACCTGCCTTGACAACCCCGCTGAACTCGCCGAAGGTGCTCCGTTACGCGCTGCGCTCGCTGCGCGATCGCAGCGCTCCGCTGCACATCCCGTTGGCCGCGGATAGTGCGCCGTGGGCGTTCCTGATGCAATTCGCCTTGAACTGCCGACCGTCGAAGTGGAACCGGGCCGCGCGCGCCAACGTCCCGCTCAACGAGGAATGCATCGAGGCTTTCGACGTGCTCCTCGGCAACGGGGTCGACGCGCCGGTGACCGACGCTCCGATCACGGCGTTGTTCCGATCCACCCATGCCGCGGAGCACATGGTGCGGGAGCTTCGCGCACTGGAGAACGCGGGGCAGTCGCTGTTCGTCACCGGGCTCTCCGGTAACGCGTTGCGAGAACAGGTCCCGCTGGCGTCGGGGGCCGTCACTGCGGCCGTCAACATCAACGGCCAGCGATATGTCGATCCAGGGCGCTTCGTCACGGCCCTGGGAGAGGCGGTTGCGCAACGCGGAGCAACCATGCTCACGCGTCATGTGCGCGGTGTCTTCAGTTCCGGTAACGCAGCGACGGTGTTGCTCGAAGACGACGAATCGTTGTCCGCTGATGCTGCCGTGATCGCCACGGGCGCTTGGCTGTCACGACTGACGGACCGCCGATTGAGGGTGCCGGTGGGGTCAGGTCGCGGCTACTCGTTCACCGTGCCCGTCGACCGGCCCATGCCCGGGCCCATCTATTTGCCCGACGTGCGCGTGGCGTGCACTCCTTACAACGGGCACCTGCGGGTGGCGGGCACGATGGAATTCCGCGGCCCCCATGAGCCGGTGATGGCTGAGCGCGTTGGAGCAATCGTCGCGTCGGCGAGCCCGCTGCTGGAAGGCGTTCGGTGGGCCGAGCGAAGCGATATCTGGGTCGGTTCACGCCCGATCACGCCCGACGGACTGCCACTGATCGGTGAGACGTCGCGCAACGTGTATGTAGCCGGTGGGCACGGAATGTGGGGCCTTGCACATGGACCCGTGACGGGACGACTCCTGACCGAACAGATCACCACCGGCAAGCAAGCCGAAGCCCTGCGGCCTTTCGATCCGCTGCGACGGGCTGTGGCCTAG
- a CDS encoding GreA/GreB family elongation factor — MTSINQVWISAQAHERLHQELAALRDLCSTAAEDGETGENATAIQRARQKRIQQIHDLLVNAVVGEDPPDDGVAEPGMVVTVRFDDTGETESFLLGLRGVEHGDTEVFSIESPLGAAVLGARVGERRAYRLPSGAELSVTVLTAVPYGLHKAAAS; from the coding sequence ATGACCAGCATCAACCAGGTCTGGATCTCGGCCCAGGCCCACGAGCGTCTACACCAGGAACTCGCCGCACTGCGTGACTTGTGTTCGACCGCAGCGGAGGACGGAGAAACCGGTGAGAATGCCACAGCCATACAGCGGGCTCGTCAGAAACGCATCCAACAAATCCACGACCTGCTCGTCAACGCGGTAGTGGGCGAGGATCCGCCGGATGACGGAGTCGCCGAGCCGGGCATGGTCGTCACCGTCCGCTTCGACGACACTGGCGAGACCGAGTCATTTCTGCTCGGTCTCCGCGGGGTGGAGCACGGAGACACCGAGGTCTTCTCCATCGAATCTCCGCTCGGCGCCGCTGTCCTCGGCGCGCGCGTCGGTGAGCGTCGCGCGTACAGACTGCCAAGTGGCGCAGAACTTTCCGTCACGGTGCTGACGGCAGTTCCCTACGGTCTGCACAAGGCTGCGGCGAGTTAG
- a CDS encoding PucR family transcriptional regulator translates to MVTLDRLVNVLGSYGVRLRFCPTPRSTELSSVVVPEVADGETVIGDVLLAVGAESVDEALRWAVAARAAVVLLRDDGEDDTVFTGMVEGVAVMVVDSSVTWSDLSAIVYGLVLEGRETESGRGPTDLFALADRLAEVTGGAVTIEDPLLRVLAYSTMQQNADPARVSTIMNRQAAEPLRELFESQGVFAHLAVSDEPLFVSADAEHGVSGRMVAAVRSGRELMGSLWVACQKPLAEPERTALADGARTVALHLLRSRASADLERQVESELVLRLLTGSPDAAASASRLGLPQGLMRVIAIQAFTGSDRDAGLLLAFEQATTGFGWSRPGRSALAGNTIYTLLPGEDAMAARRWIAGVHAALPERFTVFAGISKAAGATDLPAARHEADECLALHEVKPSNSQPPAYDESWDEILLQRLRTAARSGRTPDRGPVAELRRHDADHSTDYVATLKAWLEALGDPTEAGHRLGVHENTVRYRLRKMSEITDLQLDDSSKRLAMMIELAATETF, encoded by the coding sequence GTGGTCACGTTGGACCGCCTGGTGAACGTGCTGGGGAGCTACGGCGTGCGGTTACGCTTCTGCCCGACGCCCCGCTCGACCGAACTGAGCAGCGTGGTCGTGCCCGAGGTCGCCGACGGCGAAACGGTCATCGGTGACGTACTGCTGGCCGTCGGGGCCGAGTCGGTCGATGAGGCACTGCGGTGGGCGGTGGCGGCGCGAGCGGCCGTCGTTCTGCTACGTGACGATGGTGAAGACGACACCGTGTTCACGGGGATGGTAGAGGGTGTCGCGGTGATGGTCGTCGATTCGTCGGTCACATGGAGCGATTTGTCGGCCATTGTCTACGGGCTGGTTCTCGAGGGTCGTGAAACCGAATCCGGCCGTGGTCCAACAGATTTGTTCGCGCTGGCAGACCGTTTGGCCGAGGTGACGGGCGGTGCGGTGACCATCGAAGACCCGTTGTTGCGGGTGCTGGCGTATTCCACGATGCAGCAGAACGCCGATCCCGCGAGGGTTTCGACCATCATGAACAGGCAAGCGGCGGAGCCGTTGCGTGAATTGTTCGAATCCCAAGGGGTTTTCGCCCATCTCGCGGTTTCTGATGAGCCACTGTTCGTCAGCGCAGACGCTGAACACGGTGTTTCGGGACGGATGGTTGCGGCGGTGCGGTCAGGGCGAGAACTCATGGGGTCGCTCTGGGTTGCCTGTCAGAAGCCGTTGGCTGAACCTGAACGCACCGCGTTGGCCGACGGTGCCCGCACAGTGGCCCTGCACTTGTTGCGCTCACGCGCCAGCGCAGATCTGGAACGCCAGGTCGAATCGGAACTGGTGCTTCGCCTGTTGACTGGCAGCCCCGATGCGGCGGCGTCGGCCAGCCGACTGGGCTTGCCGCAAGGCCTCATGCGGGTAATCGCGATACAGGCGTTCACCGGATCAGACCGAGACGCGGGCCTGCTGCTCGCCTTTGAACAGGCGACAACCGGATTCGGTTGGTCTCGCCCAGGGCGAAGTGCGTTGGCAGGCAACACGATCTACACCCTGCTTCCCGGCGAGGATGCGATGGCAGCTCGGCGCTGGATCGCGGGTGTGCACGCGGCTCTCCCGGAGCGGTTCACGGTGTTCGCCGGAATCAGCAAAGCGGCCGGGGCGACCGATCTGCCGGCGGCGCGTCATGAAGCCGACGAGTGTCTGGCTCTTCACGAGGTCAAGCCGTCGAATTCTCAACCGCCGGCGTACGACGAGTCGTGGGACGAGATTCTGTTGCAGCGCCTTCGCACGGCGGCGCGTTCAGGCCGCACGCCGGACCGCGGACCCGTCGCTGAGCTCCGGCGTCACGATGCCGATCATTCCACCGACTACGTCGCGACTCTGAAGGCATGGTTGGAAGCGCTCGGCGACCCGACTGAAGCGGGCCATCGATTGGGAGTGCACGAAAACACGGTGCGGTACCGGCTGCGCAAGATGAGCGAAATCACCGACCTGCAACTGGACGATTCCAGTAAGCGGCTCGCCATGATGATCGAACTAGCCGCGACCGAGACCTTCTGA
- a CDS encoding NAD(P)H-dependent flavin oxidoreductase encodes MRTELCDRFGIEYPIFVFTPSEKVAAAVSKAGGLGVLGCVRFNDADDLENVLCWMDENTDGKPYGVDVVMPAKIPQEGTASDIDKFIPQSHRDFVAKTLADLGVPPLPEDEERNSGVLGWLHSVARSHVEVALRHPIKLIANALGSPPKDVIDQVHAAGVPVAALAGSAKHAQRHVENGVDIVVAQGHEAGGHTGEIGSMVLWPEIVDALDGKAPVLAAGGIGTGRQVAAALALGAQGVWMGSAFLTSAEYDLGHRKPSGMSTIQEAMLRATSSDTVRRRIYTGKPARLLKSKWTEAWDDAEAPEPLPMPLQNILVSEAHQRMNESDNPDTVAMPVGQIVGRMNEIRPVADIIGELVAGFEEASKRLDGIRES; translated from the coding sequence ATGCGCACCGAGCTGTGTGACCGCTTCGGCATCGAATATCCGATATTCGTCTTCACGCCGTCGGAGAAGGTCGCGGCGGCGGTCAGCAAAGCGGGCGGTCTCGGAGTGCTCGGCTGCGTGCGGTTCAACGACGCCGACGACCTCGAGAACGTGCTGTGCTGGATGGACGAGAACACCGACGGAAAGCCTTACGGGGTCGATGTCGTGATGCCCGCCAAGATTCCGCAGGAGGGCACGGCCAGCGATATCGACAAGTTCATCCCGCAGAGCCATCGCGACTTCGTCGCCAAAACCCTTGCCGATCTTGGTGTTCCGCCCCTACCCGAGGATGAGGAGCGCAACTCGGGCGTGCTCGGCTGGCTGCATTCGGTGGCCCGGTCGCACGTCGAGGTGGCGCTGCGGCATCCGATCAAGCTGATTGCAAACGCTCTTGGCTCACCGCCGAAGGACGTCATCGACCAGGTGCACGCGGCCGGTGTCCCGGTGGCGGCCCTGGCCGGCAGTGCCAAGCACGCGCAGCGCCACGTCGAGAACGGAGTGGACATCGTCGTGGCGCAAGGCCATGAGGCGGGTGGCCATACCGGCGAGATCGGCTCAATGGTGCTGTGGCCGGAAATCGTTGATGCGCTTGATGGTAAGGCGCCCGTGCTCGCGGCGGGCGGTATCGGCACCGGACGGCAGGTAGCGGCGGCGCTCGCGCTCGGCGCACAAGGGGTGTGGATGGGCTCGGCGTTTCTGACGTCGGCCGAATACGACCTCGGCCACCGCAAGCCGTCGGGTATGTCGACGATCCAGGAGGCCATGCTGCGGGCTACGTCGAGCGACACCGTTCGCCGCCGTATCTACACGGGTAAGCCTGCGCGCCTTCTGAAGTCGAAGTGGACGGAGGCGTGGGACGATGCCGAGGCGCCTGAGCCGCTGCCGATGCCGCTGCAGAATATTCTCGTCAGCGAGGCTCATCAGCGGATGAACGAGTCAGACAATCCCGACACCGTCGCGATGCCGGTCGGCCAGATCGTCGGCCGGATGAACGAAATCCGGCCCGTCGCAGACATCATCGGGGAACTCGTCGCGGGCTTCGAAGAGGCCTCGAAGCGCCTTGACGGCATCCGGGAGTCCTAG